In Nerophis ophidion isolate RoL-2023_Sa linkage group LG03, RoL_Noph_v1.0, whole genome shotgun sequence, the following are encoded in one genomic region:
- the ngb gene encoding neuroglobin, which produces MEMLSAKDKELILSSWESLGKNKVPHGIIMFSRLFELDPALLTLFHYNTNCGTTQDCLSSPEFLEHVTKVMLVIDAAVSHLDDLHSLEDFLLNLGRKHQAVGVNPQSFAVVGESLLYMLQCNLGQAYTASLRQAWLNMYGIVVAAMSRGWAKNGEDKAD; this is translated from the exons ATGGAGATGCTGTCAGCAAAGGACAAGGAGCTGATACTAAGCAGCTGGGAGAGCCTGGGCAAGAACAAAGTTCCACATGGCATCATCATGTTTTCCAG GCTGTTCGAGCTGGACCCAGCACTCCTCACTCTTTTCCACTACAACACAAATTGTGGCACGACACAAGACTGCCTCTCCAGCCCAGAGTTCCTAGAGCATGTCACCAAG GTGATGCTTGTGATCGATGCAGCCGTTAGTCACCTGGACGATCTTCACTCCCTGGAGGACTTTCTTCTCAACTTGGGGAGGAAGCATCAGGCCGTGGGGGTCAACCCGCAGTCATTCGCT GTGGTGGGGGAGTCTCTCCTCTACATGCTGCAGTGCAATTTGGGCCAAGCCTACACAGCGTCCCTGCGTCAAGCCTGGCTCAACATGTACGGCATCGTGGTGGCCGCCATGAGCCGGGGGTGGGCTAAAAATGGTGAGGACAAGGCAGACTGA
- the fam161b gene encoding protein FAM161B produces the protein MQFNFHQTIQFTNMSVPEVLLANGLESVGIVNQGLQYLREAVQQQLQETEMRHKDELERRIHSNTLLSADVDRLTRGTNEVTCQTKPGELRRFASTHELTSANRTSKNYRLLEVPAPALGYSSDRKHPPQLLPYQTKQCERAASFKTTQQRKEEAEEAECKKKFSALPIPSQVRHPLYQEMMEQRNKERKQRLEQRKTFLLSLQKPFSFQDREEKKQDKLAATVTQVSQEAKKTTLDKIQQSASKLLKEKDQDRCRKVQESTSEREKPPAFERPKSRIAERTRREKLGFLDEKPSFQPKINHQVPDFSRLHKALQTERMRKSPVKDVIRCQPFYLRTSALPVRQKKQSPEKSQVSGHLNRSKSCGVLTSLSADTLPTYITDATRKRCLALRMSMEMRDWKNQASEDWLKKYRTKSEAMRKTVSHHSKLLDPHKSLREVFEERLKHHREADQERTSNYMRDLRDINARVRERPLLFEQVKQRNAKAQAEQTYKNELKKAGVKEQFVEEKGGMVKGTSISSTLEDDTTPDVNRNDNAIQESDAE, from the exons ATGCAATTCAACTTCCATCAG ACAATTCAATTTACAAATATGTCAGTGCCAGAGGTCTTGCTTGCCAATGGGTTGGAATCAGTAGGAATCGTCAATCAGGGACTGCAATACCTGAGGGAAGCCGTCCAACAGCAGTTGCAGGAGACAGAAATGAGACACAAAGATGAGCTGGAGAGGAGGATTCATAGCAACACTCTTCTTTCAGCAGATGTGGACCGACTGACCAGGGGTACTAATGAAGTAACTTGTCAAACAAA ACCTGGAGAACTAAGGCGATTTGCCTCTACACATGAACTGACATCTGCTAATAGAACATCAAAAAATTATAGGCTGTTAGAGGTACCTGCTCCAGCTTTGGGATATTCATCAGACCGGAAGCATCCCCCTCAACTGCTTCCCTACCAGACAAAGCAGTGTGAACGTGCTGCTTCATTCAAAACAACGCAGCAGAGGAAAGAAGAAGCGGAGGAGGCTGAGTGCAAGAAGAAGTTCAGTGCACTTCCAATCCCCAGTCAAGTCAGACATCCCCTCTACCAGGAGATGATGGAACAGAGGAACAAAGAGAGGAAGCAAAGACTTGAGCAAAGGAAAACCTTTCTGCTCTCTTTGCAAAAACCTTTTAGCTTCCAGGATAGAGAAGAGAAGAAACAGGACAAGTTGGCTGCAACGGTGACCCAAGTCTCCCAGGAGGCAAAAAAGACAACTTTAGACAAAATTCAACAGTCCGCCTCCAAACTACTCAAAGAGAAAG ATCAGGACCGTTGCAGGAAAGTCCAAGAAAGTACCAGTGAACGAGAGAAGCCTCCAGCCTTCGAGAGACCCAAATCTCGCATAGCAGAGCGGACCAGAAGAGAAAAGCTTGGTTTCCTGGACGAGAAGCCGAGCTTCCAGCCAAAGATCAACCATCAGGTGCCAGATTTCAGTCGTCTGCACAAAGCTCTGCAGACAGAGAGGATGAGAAAATCACCAGTTAAAGATGTGATCAGATGTCAGCCCTTTTACCTGAGGACATCTGCCCTTCCTGTCCGGCAGAAGAAACAGAGCCCTGAAAAGTCACAG GTTTCTGGTCATCTCAATCGAAGTAAGTCATGTGGGGTGCTGACGTCCTTGTCTGCCGACACGCTTCCAACTTACATCACGGATGCAACAAGGAAACGCTGCTTGGCCCTCAG GATGTCCATGGAAATGAGGGATTGGAAGAACCAGGCAAGTGAAGACTGGTTGAAGAAGTACAGGACTAAGTCTGAGGCCATGAGGAAGACAGTTTCCCATCATTCCAAGTTACTGGACCCTCACAAAAGCTTGAGAGAAGTCTTTGAGGAAAGACTAAAGCACCATCG GGAAGCGGATCAGGAAAGGACAAGCAATTATATGAGGGATCTACGAGACATAAATGCTCGTGTTAGAGAGCGTCCCCTGTTGTTTGAACAGGTGAAACAG AGAAATGCAAAAGCTCAAGCAGAGCAGACATACAAGAACGAACTGAAGAAAGCTGGCGTAAAAGAGCAGTTTGTGGAAGAAAAGGGAGGAATGGTGAAGGGAACATCTATCTCATCTACATTGGAGGATGACACCACCCCAGATGTCAACAGAAATGACAATGCTATCCAAGAAAGTGATGCAGAGTGA